One genomic segment of Burkholderia pyrrocinia includes these proteins:
- the hutG gene encoding N-formylglutamate deformylase yields MTEQPAVFTLKQGTLPLLISIPHAGTHIPDDIAATMTPDARFVDDCDWHLERLYGFAAGLGASILVPSHARYVVDLNRPPDNENLYPGQDTTGLVPVDTFDKAPLYPANALPGDDEIMRRRDRYWRPYHDALQREVARLKREHGRVLVWEAHSIRSHVPRFFEGRLPDFNFGTSSGASAAPGLAEALAARVLAHGGYTAAANGRFKGGYITRHYGVPDTGVEAVQLELSQITYMEETRPYAYDEARAARIVPLLQTLVETALAHR; encoded by the coding sequence ATGACTGAACAACCGGCTGTATTCACGCTGAAGCAGGGCACGCTGCCGCTGCTGATCTCGATTCCGCACGCAGGCACGCACATCCCCGACGACATCGCCGCGACGATGACGCCCGACGCGCGCTTCGTCGACGATTGCGACTGGCATCTCGAGCGGCTGTACGGGTTCGCGGCAGGCCTCGGCGCATCGATCCTCGTGCCGTCGCATGCGCGTTACGTCGTCGACCTGAACCGACCGCCCGACAACGAGAACCTGTATCCGGGGCAGGACACGACAGGGCTCGTGCCGGTCGATACGTTCGACAAGGCGCCGCTGTATCCGGCGAACGCGCTGCCCGGCGACGACGAGATCATGCGTCGCCGCGACCGCTACTGGCGTCCGTATCACGACGCACTGCAACGCGAGGTCGCGCGCCTGAAGCGCGAGCACGGCCGCGTGCTCGTGTGGGAAGCGCATTCGATCCGCTCGCACGTGCCGCGCTTCTTCGAAGGCCGCCTGCCGGACTTCAACTTCGGCACGTCGAGCGGCGCGAGCGCGGCACCGGGTCTCGCGGAGGCACTGGCGGCGCGCGTGCTCGCACATGGCGGCTATACGGCCGCCGCGAACGGGCGCTTCAAGGGCGGCTACATCACGCGTCACTACGGCGTGCCCGACACCGGTGTCGAAGCCGTGCAGCTCGAGCTGTCGCAGATCACCTACATGGAAGAGACGCGTCCTTACGCGTACGACGAAGCCCGTGCAGCGCGGATTGTGCCGTTGCTGCAGACGCTCGTCGAAACCGCGCTCGCGCATCGCTGA
- a CDS encoding gamma-glutamyl-gamma-aminobutyrate hydrolase family protein: MRARPIVAVTADRILLGAHPNHTAGEKYLAALVDGAGALAFVLPALGARQPADALVAAVDGLLFTGSYSNVEPHHYGGAESAPDTLHDPARDATALPLIRAAIDAGVPVLAICRGMQELNVAYGGTLHQRLHATTGFDDHRERSADSLERQYGPAHVVQLAPGGLLQRVARGANEATVNSLHDQGIAHLGAGLVVEASAPDGLVEAVSVRGARAFALGVQWHPEWRFAEQPLSRDIFAAFGAACRARMTHRIHAACGAMPSPAASDVD; encoded by the coding sequence ATGCGTGCGCGCCCGATCGTAGCCGTCACCGCCGACCGCATCCTGCTCGGTGCGCATCCGAACCACACGGCGGGCGAGAAGTACCTGGCCGCGCTCGTCGACGGCGCCGGCGCGCTTGCGTTCGTGCTGCCCGCGCTCGGCGCGCGCCAGCCGGCCGACGCGCTCGTCGCGGCGGTCGACGGGCTGCTGTTTACCGGCAGCTACTCGAACGTCGAGCCGCATCATTACGGCGGTGCCGAGAGCGCGCCCGACACGCTGCACGATCCCGCGCGCGATGCGACTGCGTTGCCGCTGATCCGCGCGGCGATCGACGCGGGCGTGCCGGTGCTCGCGATCTGTCGCGGCATGCAGGAGCTGAACGTCGCGTACGGCGGCACGCTGCATCAGCGGCTGCACGCGACGACCGGCTTCGACGACCATCGCGAGCGGTCGGCCGATTCGCTCGAACGGCAGTACGGCCCCGCGCACGTCGTGCAGCTCGCGCCGGGCGGCCTGCTGCAGCGGGTCGCGCGCGGCGCAAACGAAGCGACGGTCAATTCGCTGCACGACCAGGGCATCGCGCATCTTGGCGCGGGGCTCGTCGTCGAAGCGAGCGCGCCCGACGGACTGGTCGAGGCCGTCAGCGTGCGCGGCGCGCGCGCGTTCGCGCTCGGCGTGCAGTGGCATCCCGAATGGCGCTTCGCGGAACAGCCGCTGTCGCGCGACATCTTCGCGGCATTCGGCGCGGCGTGCCGCGCGCGCATGACGCACCGCATTCATGCGGCCTGCGGCGCGATGCCGTCGCCGGCCGCATCCGACGTCGACTGA
- a CDS encoding glutamine synthetase family protein — translation MQPELSEFLRQHRITEVEAIIPDMAGIARGKIIPRNKFESGESMRLPQAVMVQTVTGDYPEDGSLTGVTDPDMVCVPDPSTICLIPWAVDPTAQVIHDCVHFDGSPVEISPRYVLRRVLDLYQAKGWKPVVAPELEFYLVDMNADPDLPLRPPVGRTGRAETGRQSYSIEAVNEFDPLFEDIYEYCEMQGLDIETLIHEVGAAQMEINFVHGDALPLADQVFLFKRTVREAALRHNMYATFMAKPMEGEPGSAMHIHQSLADARTGRNLFAEQDGAVSPLFHSYLAGLQKYTPALMPIFAPYINSYRRLSRFMAAPINVQWGYDNRTVGFRIPQSSPVARRIENRIPGVDCNPYLAFAATLAAGYLGMTQQLAPTEPIASDGYDLPYQLPRNLEEGISLMAACEPLAGILGDKFVKAYLALKETEYEAFFRVISSWERRHLLLHV, via the coding sequence ATGCAACCCGAACTGAGCGAATTCCTGCGCCAGCACCGCATCACCGAGGTCGAGGCGATCATTCCCGACATGGCCGGCATTGCGCGCGGCAAGATCATTCCGCGCAACAAATTCGAGTCCGGCGAATCGATGCGCCTGCCGCAGGCCGTGATGGTTCAGACCGTCACCGGCGACTATCCGGAGGACGGCTCGCTGACCGGCGTGACCGATCCCGACATGGTGTGCGTGCCCGATCCGTCGACGATCTGCCTGATCCCGTGGGCCGTCGATCCGACCGCGCAGGTGATCCACGACTGCGTGCACTTCGACGGCTCGCCGGTCGAGATCTCGCCGCGCTACGTGCTGCGCCGCGTGCTCGACCTGTACCAGGCGAAGGGCTGGAAGCCCGTGGTCGCGCCCGAACTCGAGTTCTATCTGGTCGACATGAACGCCGATCCCGACCTGCCGCTGCGTCCACCCGTCGGCCGCACGGGGCGTGCGGAGACCGGCCGCCAGTCGTATTCGATCGAGGCCGTCAACGAGTTCGATCCGCTGTTCGAGGACATCTACGAGTACTGCGAGATGCAGGGCCTCGATATCGAGACGCTGATCCACGAAGTCGGCGCCGCACAGATGGAGATCAATTTCGTGCACGGCGATGCGCTGCCGCTGGCCGACCAGGTGTTCCTGTTCAAGCGCACGGTGCGCGAGGCCGCGCTGCGGCACAACATGTATGCGACGTTCATGGCGAAGCCGATGGAGGGCGAGCCGGGGTCCGCGATGCACATCCACCAGAGCCTCGCCGATGCGCGCACGGGGCGTAACCTGTTCGCCGAACAAGACGGCGCCGTGTCGCCGCTGTTCCACAGCTATCTCGCGGGGCTGCAGAAGTACACGCCGGCGCTGATGCCGATCTTCGCGCCGTACATCAACTCGTACCGCCGGCTGTCGCGCTTCATGGCCGCGCCGATCAACGTGCAGTGGGGCTACGACAACCGCACGGTCGGCTTCCGCATCCCGCAGTCGAGCCCCGTGGCGCGTCGCATCGAGAACCGGATTCCGGGCGTCGACTGCAACCCGTACCTCGCGTTCGCGGCGACGCTCGCGGCCGGCTATCTCGGGATGACGCAGCAGCTCGCGCCGACCGAGCCGATCGCATCGGACGGCTACGACCTGCCGTACCAGTTGCCGCGCAACCTCGAGGAAGGCATCTCGCTGATGGCCGCGTGCGAGCCGCTCGCCGGCATCCTCGGCGACAAGTTCGTGAAGGCCTACCTGGCGCTGAAGGAAACCGAATACGAAGCGTTCTTCCGCGTGATCAGCTCGTGGGAACGCAGGCATCTGCTGCTGCACGTATGA
- a CDS encoding aspartate aminotransferase family protein: protein MTDRNEAVSSRPAAHATAEYRALDAAHHIHPFSDMGALNRAGSRVIVKADGVYLWDSDGNKVIDGMAGLWCVNVGYGRKELADAAYRQLQELPFYNTFFKTTHPPVIELSAMLAEVTPAGFNHFFYCNSGSEGNDTVLRLVHQYWRVQGKPQKKYVISRKNGYHGSTIAGGTLGGMGYMHEQMPSKVEHIVHIDQPYFFGEAQPGETPEAFGLARAQQLEAKILELGAENVAAFIGEPFQGAGGVIFPPSTYWPEIQRICRKYDILLVADEVIGGFGRTGEWFAHQHFGFEPDLITMAKGLTSGYVPMGAVGIHERVARPIIDNGEFNHGLTYSGHPVAAAVAVANLKVLRDEGIVERVKNDIGPYFQRRLRDALGDHPIVGEIAGVGLVAGVQLASDRGRRERFGADVDIGTICRDFCFNGNLIMRATGDRMLLSPPLVIREAEVDEIVDKATRAFDATAERVARAR, encoded by the coding sequence ATGACCGATCGAAACGAAGCCGTCTCATCACGACCGGCCGCGCACGCGACCGCCGAATACCGCGCGCTCGACGCCGCGCACCACATCCACCCGTTCTCGGACATGGGTGCGCTGAACCGCGCGGGCAGCCGCGTGATCGTGAAGGCCGACGGCGTCTACCTGTGGGACTCGGACGGCAACAAGGTCATCGACGGGATGGCCGGCCTCTGGTGCGTGAACGTCGGCTACGGCCGCAAGGAACTCGCCGATGCCGCGTATCGCCAGCTGCAGGAGCTGCCGTTCTACAACACGTTCTTCAAGACGACGCACCCGCCGGTGATCGAGCTTTCCGCGATGCTCGCGGAAGTGACGCCCGCCGGCTTCAACCACTTCTTCTATTGCAACAGCGGCTCGGAAGGCAACGACACCGTGCTGCGCCTCGTGCACCAGTACTGGCGCGTGCAGGGCAAGCCGCAGAAGAAGTACGTGATCTCGCGCAAGAACGGTTACCACGGCTCGACGATCGCGGGCGGCACGCTCGGCGGGATGGGCTACATGCACGAGCAGATGCCGTCGAAGGTCGAGCACATCGTGCACATCGACCAGCCGTATTTCTTCGGCGAAGCGCAGCCGGGCGAAACGCCGGAAGCGTTCGGCCTCGCTCGCGCGCAGCAGCTCGAAGCGAAGATTCTCGAACTCGGCGCGGAGAACGTCGCGGCGTTCATCGGCGAGCCGTTCCAGGGCGCGGGCGGCGTGATCTTCCCGCCGTCGACGTACTGGCCGGAAATCCAGCGGATCTGCCGCAAGTACGACATCCTGCTCGTCGCCGACGAGGTGATCGGCGGCTTCGGCCGTACCGGCGAATGGTTCGCACACCAGCACTTCGGCTTCGAGCCCGACCTGATCACGATGGCGAAGGGCCTCACGTCGGGTTATGTGCCGATGGGCGCGGTCGGGATTCACGAACGGGTTGCGCGGCCGATCATCGACAACGGCGAATTCAACCACGGCCTCACGTACTCGGGCCATCCGGTCGCCGCGGCCGTCGCGGTCGCGAACCTGAAAGTGCTGCGCGACGAAGGGATCGTCGAGCGCGTGAAGAACGACATCGGGCCGTATTTCCAGCGCCGGCTGCGCGACGCGCTGGGCGACCATCCGATCGTCGGGGAGATTGCGGGAGTGGGGCTGGTCGCCGGTGTTCAACTTGCGAGCGACCGCGGCCGGCGCGAGCGGTTCGGCGCGGATGTCGATATCGGCACGATCTGCCGCGACTTCTGCTTCAACGGCAACCTGATCATGCGTGCGACCGGCGACCGGATGCTGTTGTCGCCGCCGCTCGTGATCCGCGAGGCGGAGGTCGACGAGATCGTCGACAAGGCGACGCGCGCGTTCGACGCGACGGCGGAGCGGGTGGCGCGCGCGCGGTAA
- a CDS encoding Lrp/AsnC family transcriptional regulator, which produces MALDRTDMRILRHLERDGRISNQDLANAVALSPSACLRRVKLLEERGEISGYRCTIEPKKVGVAFEALVHVSMRPDVPEWHDRFVEAIQQWPEVIAAQIVTGGSNYVLTVRARDLDHYSDFVINRLHRAAGVMSINSSIVLATLKRDGSILDLVEPSTAG; this is translated from the coding sequence ATGGCTCTGGATCGAACCGACATGCGGATCCTCCGGCACCTCGAACGTGACGGACGGATCAGCAATCAGGACCTCGCGAACGCGGTCGCACTGTCGCCGTCGGCGTGCCTGCGGCGCGTGAAGCTGCTGGAGGAGCGCGGCGAAATTTCGGGGTATCGCTGCACGATCGAGCCGAAGAAGGTCGGCGTCGCGTTCGAGGCGCTCGTGCATGTGTCGATGCGGCCGGACGTGCCCGAGTGGCACGACCGGTTCGTGGAGGCGATCCAGCAGTGGCCGGAAGTCATCGCGGCGCAGATCGTGACGGGCGGATCGAACTACGTGCTGACGGTGCGCGCGCGCGACCTCGATCACTACTCGGACTTCGTGATCAACCGGCTGCACCGCGCCGCGGGCGTGATGTCGATCAATTCGAGCATCGTGCTCGCGACGCTCAAGCGCGACGGATCGATCCTCGATCTCGTCGAGCCGTCGACGGCCGGCTGA